One part of the Salinivirga cyanobacteriivorans genome encodes these proteins:
- a CDS encoding CPBP family intramembrane glutamic endopeptidase encodes MEQPIALKSKLLRAIELVTLFIGIPTAYYYDLFPFHKIIPLILGALYTIALLVFDKSFNRQEIGLNGFKNYKRMLLRSTGVFIILVAATYLIAPDQLFFLPKNATWLWAVIMLIYPVWSVIPQELIYRTFFFHRYQLLFTSNTAMIIASGAAFSFMHIIFENIVALVFSLAAGIILSIIYSRHRSLLGISLEHAIYGNMVFTTGLGTFFYIN; translated from the coding sequence ATGGAACAACCAATTGCATTGAAGAGTAAATTATTACGTGCAATAGAACTGGTCACTTTATTTATAGGTATACCAACGGCCTATTATTATGACCTTTTCCCTTTTCATAAAATTATACCATTAATATTAGGTGCATTATACACGATAGCTTTATTGGTATTTGACAAATCGTTTAACAGGCAGGAGATAGGCCTCAACGGTTTTAAAAACTATAAACGCATGCTACTGAGAAGCACAGGTGTTTTTATCATACTTGTGGCAGCCACGTACCTCATTGCACCGGATCAATTATTCTTTTTACCGAAAAATGCCACTTGGCTTTGGGCCGTTATAATGCTCATATATCCTGTATGGTCGGTAATTCCGCAGGAATTGATTTACAGAACTTTCTTCTTTCACAGATACCAACTACTTTTCACCTCAAACACCGCAATGATTATTGCCAGCGGTGCAGCATTTTCGTTCATGCATATTATTTTCGAAAACATTGTAGCTCTTGTTTTCTCGCTAGCGGCAGGAATAATTTTATCAATTATTTACAGCCGACACCGTTCTTTATTAGGCATTAGCCTTGAACATGCAATTTATGGAAATATGGTATTTACCACAGGCCTTGGAACGTTCTTTTACATCAATTAA
- a CDS encoding tetratricopeptide repeat protein, translating to MKRLVRTLFQITILFCLSATTLTGQNIDSLRKVADTVQGRELLYTYSEISRYYWKRNPYLSFEYAEKVQKIVKNFPKDTLLQIEALHTIGDAYWYLNNIPNALEYDLKVLRLQEKIKDSAGIAKTLNNLGVIYTHQGKYEKALELLERSLAIRKNLGHTFEASSNYNNLGQVYYKLNDLEMAMDFFQKSIRIREKNNKQELLISGYNNVAAVHINRNNYASAIKYLNKALNIADSLDIKNQVPTIMLNLGDIFREQNDYKNAINWYLQAYEIASQIKNYDILLVISKQLSKIYTETGQLEKALKYSNYALEAKDSINSKNIHSKLEQLQYTFNTKQTRLENKALKQQNELSELRLNKERNRTNLLIMLAILALIIISLLINLYMQRIRHNKQLKKEVEFRTRSLRREINERKRFQNQTIEANLQFSSIFHNSPLGIVALNNDGSIQMANQAFQDFANTDEEELKTRNLSTLFIESEFIQKLKTSLQGNDTRYEGKLTFKKADKPIYARAFFNHYTLSEKEVHGVFVTIEDISISVEAQERIRHSEERFRTLADLLPEMLVETDLKGNVLYANKQALEHFEFSESHIRKGLSVFNLFEPDDKELIKKRFENFRAKEKTNINREYDVTTRTGKKLSILASISVVFKDAEPVGLRGILMDISNRKKYEQELLKAKEKAEKADGLKGKFLENLSHEIRTPMNGILGFSELIKHEEMSEKERASYIDFIINSANQLLSIIDDVVNISRIESGDIKIREQEVSVDNFFNDLMIFFHGYLMNRNDQVSLRLQNKLTSYANHVILAKKEVQHVLSNLIYNAIKFTRKGYIEIGVQKTNDKLEFFVKDTGIGIEQHEQERIFERFYQSHTEGQQSYGGTGLGLTIAKALVELIGGKMKVKSQPGVGSTFSFTIPYTPVRKEQDSKLNIPEKKAIYPDWSGKKILVVEDDTNNYLFLEQLLKKTNAQIEHATDGKEAVNYVKNNSKIDVVLMDIQMPVMDGYEATRKIREFNKDLPILAQTANAMVEDKSKSLDAGCNDYVAKPVNKKVLLNKIGALIEKSQ from the coding sequence ATGAAAAGATTAGTGCGCACACTGTTTCAAATAACAATTCTGTTTTGTCTGTCGGCCACAACGCTAACAGGTCAGAACATCGACAGTTTGCGTAAGGTTGCAGACACTGTTCAGGGCAGGGAGCTACTATATACCTATAGTGAAATATCGCGCTATTATTGGAAAAGAAACCCCTATCTCAGTTTTGAATATGCAGAAAAAGTACAAAAAATTGTAAAAAACTTTCCAAAAGATACACTACTACAAATTGAGGCGCTACATACAATTGGCGATGCATATTGGTATTTGAACAATATACCCAACGCACTTGAATATGATTTGAAAGTACTACGGTTACAGGAAAAAATTAAGGACTCGGCCGGCATTGCGAAAACCCTCAATAACCTAGGCGTTATTTATACCCACCAGGGCAAATATGAAAAAGCGCTCGAATTGCTGGAAAGATCGTTGGCAATAAGAAAAAATCTTGGACATACATTTGAAGCATCTTCTAATTACAATAATCTTGGTCAGGTTTATTATAAGCTCAATGACCTGGAGATGGCTATGGATTTTTTTCAGAAAAGCATCAGGATCAGAGAAAAAAACAACAAACAAGAGCTACTCATCAGTGGCTATAATAATGTAGCCGCTGTACACATAAATAGAAACAACTATGCCAGCGCCATTAAATACCTCAACAAAGCACTGAATATTGCAGATTCTTTAGACATAAAAAACCAGGTGCCAACAATAATGCTCAACCTGGGTGATATTTTCAGGGAGCAAAATGATTACAAAAATGCAATAAACTGGTATTTACAGGCATATGAAATAGCCAGCCAAATTAAGAACTACGATATTTTACTTGTCATCAGCAAACAGCTGTCCAAAATATATACAGAAACTGGCCAATTGGAAAAAGCTTTAAAATACAGTAATTATGCCCTGGAAGCCAAAGACAGTATAAACTCAAAAAATATACACTCAAAACTTGAACAGCTTCAATACACCTTTAATACAAAACAAACCAGGCTGGAAAATAAAGCACTGAAACAACAAAATGAGTTAAGCGAACTACGGCTCAATAAAGAACGAAACCGTACAAACTTATTGATCATGCTGGCCATTCTGGCCCTTATAATCATAAGCCTGCTCATTAATCTTTACATGCAGCGCATAAGGCATAATAAACAACTCAAAAAAGAAGTTGAATTCAGAACACGTTCTTTAAGGAGAGAGATCAATGAGCGCAAACGGTTTCAAAACCAAACAATTGAAGCAAACCTGCAATTTTCCAGTATTTTCCATAACTCGCCACTTGGAATTGTGGCACTAAATAATGATGGCAGCATACAAATGGCAAATCAGGCCTTTCAGGATTTCGCAAATACCGATGAAGAAGAACTAAAAACAAGAAATCTTTCAACATTATTTATCGAAAGCGAATTTATTCAGAAATTAAAAACATCGCTTCAGGGCAATGACACAAGATATGAAGGCAAGCTCACATTTAAAAAAGCTGATAAACCAATATATGCAAGAGCCTTTTTTAATCACTATACACTCAGTGAAAAAGAGGTACATGGGGTGTTTGTAACAATCGAAGATATCTCTATAAGCGTTGAGGCGCAGGAAAGAATACGCCACAGCGAAGAACGGTTCCGCACATTGGCTGACTTATTACCTGAAATGCTGGTAGAAACAGATCTTAAAGGAAATGTACTTTATGCTAACAAGCAGGCACTTGAACATTTTGAATTTAGCGAATCGCATATACGCAAGGGACTTTCAGTATTTAACCTTTTTGAACCCGACGATAAAGAACTCATTAAAAAGCGCTTCGAAAACTTCAGGGCAAAAGAAAAAACAAACATCAACCGTGAATATGATGTTACCACCCGTACCGGTAAGAAACTATCGATTCTGGCAAGCATAAGCGTCGTATTTAAGGACGCAGAGCCGGTAGGCCTGCGTGGAATTCTTATGGATATTAGTAATCGTAAAAAATACGAGCAAGAACTACTTAAAGCCAAGGAGAAAGCAGAAAAGGCAGATGGCTTAAAGGGCAAATTTCTGGAAAACCTCAGCCACGAAATTCGTACACCAATGAATGGAATACTGGGATTTTCAGAGCTCATCAAGCACGAAGAAATGTCTGAAAAGGAGCGAGCAAGCTACATCGACTTCATTATTAATTCGGCCAATCAGCTATTGAGTATCATTGACGATGTAGTAAATATTTCGCGCATTGAGTCGGGTGATATAAAAATCAGGGAACAGGAAGTTTCTGTAGACAACTTCTTCAATGATTTAATGATTTTTTTCCATGGCTACCTAATGAACCGAAATGATCAGGTTTCACTACGACTACAAAATAAACTAACAAGCTATGCTAACCATGTGATTCTGGCCAAAAAAGAAGTACAACACGTATTGTCGAACCTCATATATAATGCCATAAAATTTACCAGAAAAGGCTATATTGAAATTGGCGTTCAAAAGACTAACGATAAGCTGGAGTTTTTTGTTAAAGACACCGGAATTGGCATCGAGCAACATGAGCAAGAACGAATTTTTGAGCGTTTCTATCAATCGCACACAGAAGGGCAACAAAGTTACGGAGGTACAGGTTTAGGTTTAACCATAGCCAAAGCCCTCGTCGAGTTAATTGGCGGGAAAATGAAAGTAAAATCACAACCGGGCGTAGGCTCCACCTTCTCATTTACCATACCTTATACACCTGTGAGAAAAGAGCAGGATAGCAAATTGAATATACCCGAGAAAAAAGCAATTTACCCTGATTGGTCAGGCAAAAAAATATTGGTTGTAGAAGACGATACCAACAACTACCTTTTTCTGGAACAGTTACTAAAAAAGACCAATGCCCAGATTGAACATGCAACCGACGGTAAAGAAGCAGTGAATTACGTAAAAAACAACAGTAAAATCGATGTTGTTTTAATGGATATACAAATGCCGGTTATGGATGGTTATGAAGCAACCAGAAAAATTCGTGAGTTCAACAAAGACCTGCCCATACTTGCACAAACAGCTAATGCCATGGTTGAAGATAAAAGTAAAAGTCTTGATGCAGGATGTAACGATTATGTAGCAAAACCGGTCAATAAAAAAGTGCTGCTTAATAAAATTGGTGCACTTATTGAAAAATCACAATAA
- a CDS encoding endonuclease MutS2, which translates to MNYPQNIEQKLGFDTIREKLKSYCLSELGRELVVKMQFSNNYKSVKLWLEQTAEYKSLFNEDKSFPVDNYHDLRPMLNRLKPEGMFPETEEVVKLRKSLQTMRAIHKWFSGELSQKYPELARLAASFEVFPYLFERIDRIITSAGRIKDNASAELQQIRNFLDSERGRVSKQMRTVLKDAIHKGYADDEAQVVVREGRLMLPVKSSFRRKINGIVHDESTSGKTVYIEPQAIIEINNEIRDAEYREKREIIKILRDLADDIRPYIPDLIGFYNKLAIFDFIRAKAILAKEMQGIQIPVDNKPIMFFRKALNPLLLFSFKNSERKVIANDIILNEQQRILLISGPNAGGKSVAMKTAGLLQFMLQCGLLLPVSQDATGGIFKQIHIDIGDDQSIDNDLSTYSSHLMHMKHMLRNADSKTLILVDEFGSGTEPVIGGAIAEAVLDQFRQSGLYGVITTHYSNLKHYAANNEGLVNGAMLFDSGKIEPVYKLETGKPGSSFAIEIAHKTGLPKNVIEDARNRAGTDQADFDKHLREIMRDKKYYDEKRTQIKKQEKELEKLLSQQAYELEKTKKMQDEILNEARTKAKETLNSSNKLIENTIREIKEAQANKEKTKAIRKDFEKGKSQIAEGKAKKASRIDKRIKGFEKVSKKHHVDLPEKQESERNEKTINVGDMVKLEGQETVGEVIETNDKNAVVAFGALMTSVSKDRLTKSSKKAQRRQQRNSGKSNIGSNLLEKQHAFKTGIDIRGKYVDEALQEITDYIDEAIMLGVNEVKILHGKGNGVLRKAVREYLSTVPEIARFKDEHIDLGGAGITVVQFS; encoded by the coding sequence GTGAACTATCCTCAAAATATAGAACAGAAATTAGGGTTCGATACCATAAGAGAAAAACTAAAAAGCTATTGTCTGAGTGAGCTTGGACGAGAGCTAGTAGTGAAAATGCAGTTTTCGAACAATTACAAATCAGTTAAACTTTGGCTCGAACAAACTGCAGAATACAAATCGCTTTTCAACGAAGACAAAAGCTTTCCGGTTGATAATTACCACGATCTGAGACCAATGCTTAACAGGCTCAAACCCGAAGGCATGTTCCCAGAAACAGAAGAGGTAGTAAAACTGAGAAAATCGCTACAAACCATGCGTGCCATTCACAAATGGTTTTCAGGCGAATTAAGCCAAAAGTATCCGGAACTGGCCCGGCTTGCAGCCAGTTTTGAGGTTTTTCCCTATCTCTTTGAGCGAATAGACCGCATTATTACAAGTGCAGGTCGTATTAAAGACAATGCATCTGCTGAATTACAACAAATAAGGAATTTTCTCGACAGTGAACGAGGCCGTGTTTCAAAACAAATGCGTACGGTTCTAAAAGATGCAATCCATAAAGGCTATGCCGACGACGAAGCGCAGGTTGTTGTGCGTGAAGGCAGATTGATGCTCCCGGTTAAAAGTTCTTTCAGACGTAAAATTAATGGAATTGTACACGATGAATCTACCTCGGGAAAAACAGTTTATATTGAGCCACAGGCCATTATCGAAATCAATAATGAAATTAGAGATGCCGAGTACCGCGAAAAGAGAGAAATAATTAAAATCCTAAGAGATTTGGCCGACGATATCAGGCCCTACATACCTGATTTAATAGGTTTCTATAATAAACTGGCCATATTTGATTTTATACGCGCCAAGGCAATACTCGCCAAAGAAATGCAGGGCATACAAATCCCGGTGGACAATAAGCCCATTATGTTTTTCAGAAAAGCTCTAAACCCGCTTTTATTATTCTCGTTTAAAAACAGCGAACGAAAAGTTATTGCTAACGACATCATACTCAATGAGCAACAGAGAATACTGCTCATTTCAGGACCAAATGCCGGAGGTAAATCAGTGGCAATGAAAACAGCAGGATTACTGCAGTTTATGTTGCAATGCGGCCTGCTTCTACCAGTATCGCAGGATGCCACAGGCGGCATATTTAAACAAATACATATTGATATTGGCGATGACCAATCCATCGACAATGACCTCAGCACTTATAGCTCGCACCTGATGCATATGAAGCACATGCTGCGCAATGCCGATAGCAAGACCCTGATTCTCGTGGATGAATTTGGAAGCGGAACAGAGCCGGTAATAGGTGGCGCCATTGCTGAAGCTGTACTTGACCAGTTCCGGCAAAGTGGATTATATGGTGTAATAACTACACACTACAGCAACCTCAAACATTACGCAGCCAACAACGAGGGTTTAGTAAACGGAGCCATGCTCTTTGACTCCGGCAAAATTGAACCGGTTTATAAACTTGAAACCGGCAAACCCGGAAGCTCTTTTGCCATAGAAATAGCACATAAAACCGGTTTGCCCAAAAACGTAATTGAAGATGCCCGTAACAGAGCAGGAACAGATCAGGCCGACTTTGACAAACACCTGAGGGAAATTATGCGTGATAAAAAATACTACGATGAAAAACGCACCCAAATAAAAAAACAGGAAAAAGAACTGGAAAAATTACTGTCGCAGCAGGCCTATGAACTGGAAAAAACAAAGAAAATGCAGGATGAAATCCTCAATGAGGCACGCACAAAGGCAAAGGAGACCCTAAATAGTTCGAACAAACTCATTGAAAACACCATCAGAGAAATTAAGGAAGCGCAGGCAAACAAAGAAAAAACAAAAGCGATAAGAAAAGATTTCGAAAAAGGGAAATCTCAGATAGCAGAAGGAAAAGCTAAGAAGGCATCACGAATAGATAAGCGCATAAAGGGATTTGAAAAAGTTTCAAAAAAGCACCATGTAGATTTACCTGAAAAACAGGAAAGCGAGCGCAATGAAAAAACCATAAATGTAGGCGATATGGTAAAACTAGAAGGGCAGGAAACAGTAGGTGAAGTGATTGAAACAAATGACAAAAACGCTGTGGTAGCTTTTGGGGCGCTGATGACCTCCGTATCGAAAGACAGACTTACCAAAAGCAGCAAAAAGGCTCAGCGCCGTCAGCAGAGGAACTCAGGCAAATCGAACATAGGGTCGAACCTCCTGGAGAAGCAACATGCTTTTAAAACCGGAATAGATATCAGGGGTAAATATGTAGATGAAGCCCTGCAGGAAATAACAGATTATATTGACGAAGCTATAATGCTGGGTGTAAATGAGGTAAAAATATTACATGGCAAAGGAAATGGTGTACTACGTAAAGCTGTACGGGAATACCTCAGCACCGTACCCGAAATTGCCCGTTTCAAAGATGAACATATTGACCTGGGAGGTGCCGGCATAACCGTTGTACAGTTCAGCTAA
- a CDS encoding PspC domain-containing protein yields MTTRRLYRSKDQMIAGVCAGIAEYFGWDKGVVRLVYLILSVFSVAFPGILVYIVLWIVMPEDKNGNTIYV; encoded by the coding sequence ATGACTACTAGAAGATTATACAGATCAAAAGACCAGATGATAGCAGGTGTTTGCGCTGGCATTGCTGAATATTTTGGATGGGACAAGGGCGTGGTACGACTTGTTTATTTAATACTATCCGTTTTTAGCGTAGCTTTTCCGGGTATCCTGGTTTATATTGTACTTTGGATTGTAATGCCGGAAGATAAGAATGGAAACACAATTTACGTTTAG
- a CDS encoding bifunctional metallophosphatase/5'-nucleotidase, whose translation MKHSLFATIILTLFFYSCTSEKVKIQIIETTDVHGRFFNYDFATDTQKNGSMGQVAQYIKQQRQQNGEILLLDNGDILQGTPTAYYSNFVDTVHKNIMVRILGDLHYDAATVGNHDIETGPKVYNKVKEELSFPWLGANIIDIKTGKPAFRPYTIVEKKGVKIAILGILTPGIPNWLPHKLYKGLEFADMVETAEKWMPEIKKNQPDIIIGLFHAGLNPAYGGFKKGAYKNPNATLRVAKEVPGFDIVFAGHDHRRTIKKVVNTENDTVTVINGGSHAKWIGSAELVYDNKNKRIESITPQIVDLSQYKTDKSYESKYGTYLDSVKNYFKEPVGWLGTELCPQEALFGPSAFMQFIHQVQLSATNARVSLSAPLQIYTCIDTGTIYRSDIFALYRYENYLAEMNMTAGEIDRFLEHGVSSWFNTMQNKSDNLLNYNEEGHLDAPYYNFSSALGVHYKVDVTQKPGNRVTITQVDGKIDFKTEDTVRVALNSYRMVGGGGHMPDGTGIDLETLKERNVLLSEVPIKNIMMKYFNNHDSVWINTEINWHLTPEKWTKQARQKEIQNF comes from the coding sequence ATGAAACATTCATTGTTCGCAACAATAATTTTAACGCTGTTTTTCTATTCATGCACATCCGAAAAAGTTAAAATCCAGATAATTGAAACTACTGATGTGCATGGCAGGTTTTTCAACTACGATTTTGCAACCGACACGCAAAAAAACGGATCCATGGGCCAGGTAGCTCAGTATATAAAACAGCAACGTCAGCAAAACGGAGAAATTTTACTGCTCGACAATGGCGATATTTTGCAGGGCACACCTACAGCATATTATTCAAATTTTGTAGATACTGTGCATAAAAACATTATGGTTCGCATATTGGGTGACCTGCATTACGATGCAGCCACTGTTGGTAATCATGATATTGAAACCGGACCCAAAGTATACAACAAGGTAAAAGAAGAACTCTCTTTTCCATGGCTTGGTGCCAACATTATTGACATAAAAACAGGGAAACCCGCTTTTAGGCCCTATACCATAGTAGAAAAAAAAGGAGTAAAAATTGCCATTTTAGGGATACTTACCCCGGGAATCCCCAATTGGTTGCCACACAAACTATATAAAGGCTTAGAGTTTGCCGATATGGTAGAAACAGCCGAAAAATGGATGCCGGAAATAAAGAAAAATCAGCCGGACATCATCATAGGTTTATTTCATGCAGGACTTAACCCGGCTTATGGAGGGTTCAAAAAAGGCGCTTATAAGAACCCAAACGCAACCCTTCGCGTAGCTAAAGAAGTGCCGGGATTCGATATTGTTTTTGCCGGTCATGATCATCGGAGAACTATAAAAAAGGTGGTCAACACTGAGAACGACACCGTTACTGTAATAAACGGGGGGAGTCACGCCAAATGGATTGGTTCGGCAGAGTTGGTTTACGACAATAAAAACAAACGCATTGAATCTATTACACCACAAATTGTCGATCTTTCGCAATACAAAACCGACAAAAGCTACGAAAGCAAATATGGAACTTACCTCGATTCCGTAAAAAATTACTTTAAAGAACCCGTGGGCTGGCTTGGAACAGAACTTTGCCCCCAGGAAGCACTTTTTGGACCATCGGCTTTTATGCAGTTCATACATCAGGTGCAGCTATCGGCAACTAATGCCCGGGTTTCACTATCGGCTCCGCTCCAAATTTATACCTGCATTGATACCGGCACCATTTACCGTAGCGATATTTTTGCACTTTACCGTTATGAAAACTACCTGGCTGAAATGAATATGACCGCAGGTGAAATTGACAGGTTTCTGGAACATGGAGTTAGTAGTTGGTTCAACACTATGCAAAACAAATCAGACAATTTATTAAATTACAACGAAGAGGGCCACCTGGATGCTCCCTATTATAATTTTAGCTCTGCCCTTGGGGTTCACTACAAAGTAGATGTCACACAGAAACCAGGCAATAGAGTGACCATTACGCAAGTGGATGGAAAGATAGATTTCAAAACAGAAGATACTGTCAGGGTAGCATTGAATTCGTACCGCATGGTTGGAGGCGGTGGACATATGCCTGATGGCACGGGCATTGATCTCGAAACGCTAAAAGAAAGAAATGTATTGTTATCGGAAGTTCCCATTAAAAATATCATGATGAAATACTTTAACAACCATGACTCTGTGTGGATAAATACGGAGATAAATTGGCACCTTACACCTGAAAAATGGACAAAGCAAGCCAGACAAAAAGAGATTCAAAATTTTTAA
- a CDS encoding O-methyltransferase, with product MFNNDFNKLEAYIRQHCEPESELLAELDRQTHLKVLRPRMLSGHVQGRVLAMLSKMIAPQYIFEIGTFTGYSAICLAEGLKNEGRLITCDPNDELASFTQSFIERAPDARKIDYRIADARTLIKELDLMFDLVFIDGDKRQYPEYYEMILPYVRKGGYIIADNVLWNEKVVDAPSNMDEYTQGVLRYNKMVTNDPGVENVVFPFRDGLMVARKK from the coding sequence ATGTTTAATAATGATTTTAATAAGTTAGAGGCCTATATACGGCAGCATTGCGAGCCTGAAAGTGAATTGCTTGCTGAGCTGGACCGTCAGACCCATTTAAAAGTTTTGCGTCCGCGAATGCTTTCCGGTCATGTGCAGGGCAGGGTATTGGCAATGCTGAGTAAGATGATCGCCCCACAATATATTTTTGAAATAGGAACTTTTACGGGTTATTCAGCCATTTGCCTCGCCGAAGGGTTAAAGAATGAGGGGCGTTTAATTACCTGTGACCCTAATGATGAATTGGCATCATTTACCCAGAGTTTTATTGAACGTGCTCCGGATGCCAGAAAAATTGATTATAGGATAGCTGATGCCCGTACTTTAATCAAAGAGCTTGATTTGATGTTTGACCTCGTTTTTATTGACGGAGATAAACGTCAATATCCGGAATATTATGAAATGATTTTGCCTTACGTGCGCAAGGGGGGCTACATTATTGCCGATAATGTACTGTGGAATGAAAAAGTAGTTGATGCCCCGTCAAATATGGATGAATATACGCAGGGTGTGCTTAGGTATAATAAAATGGTTACAAACGATCCTGGTGTAGAAAATGTTGTTTTTCCTTTTCGCGATGGACTGATGGTGGCGCGTAAGAAATAA
- a CDS encoding YfaP family protein: protein MNTKLLFLAMIAFLMAFQACEKDEEEDNDSTETVQDSYFNIEGAQFQSGAMPSESGGPEIANLSGNDNVLAGGGNPVSIETSGDASEVIIGVEGADGYFTYPVSSMKSVEDLVLIYLLFTQEIEGTFTIVFALVDVDGNVGTYQSIEVQTVEAGTGQFQVNLSWDQPNDMDLHLIEPNGEEIYYSNSLSDNGGFLDIDSNAGCSIDGTNSENITYGDTAIVEAGTYTVIVDRWSNCNVTGTTNFSVTATLNGELVTGNNPYYGSWAPDYTNDQYVEVMTIDINSSMMKNYRSVLQFDYGKFEKKRNLSPQKTQ from the coding sequence ATGAATACAAAATTATTATTTCTAGCAATGATTGCTTTTTTGATGGCATTTCAGGCTTGTGAAAAAGACGAAGAAGAAGATAATGATTCAACCGAGACCGTTCAGGATAGCTATTTTAATATCGAAGGGGCTCAATTCCAGAGTGGAGCTATGCCTTCAGAATCAGGAGGGCCGGAAATCGCAAATTTATCTGGTAACGACAACGTGCTTGCAGGAGGTGGAAATCCTGTGTCAATAGAAACATCAGGCGATGCTTCAGAAGTTATTATTGGTGTAGAGGGTGCAGATGGTTATTTTACTTATCCGGTAAGTAGCATGAAAAGTGTAGAAGATTTGGTGCTAATTTACCTGCTTTTTACGCAGGAAATTGAAGGTACTTTCACAATAGTTTTTGCGCTTGTCGATGTTGATGGAAACGTTGGTACCTATCAGAGTATTGAGGTTCAGACCGTAGAAGCCGGAACCGGTCAGTTTCAGGTAAATCTGAGCTGGGATCAGCCAAATGATATGGATTTACATCTTATAGAACCTAATGGTGAAGAAATATATTACAGTAACAGTTTATCGGATAATGGCGGTTTCCTCGATATAGATAGTAACGCCGGATGTAGTATTGATGGTACAAATAGTGAAAATATCACTTATGGTGATACGGCAATTGTAGAGGCTGGAACCTATACTGTGATTGTTGACAGATGGAGCAATTGCAATGTTACTGGCACTACAAATTTTTCTGTAACAGCTACACTTAATGGTGAATTAGTTACCGGTAATAACCCTTATTATGGTTCATGGGCGCCTGATTATACTAATGATCAGTATGTTGAGGTTATGACCATTGATATTAATTCATCTATGATGAAAAATTATAGAAGTGTATTGCAATTTGATTATGGTAAATTTGAGAAGAAGAGAAATTTAAGTCCTCAAAAAACACAATAA